From Apium graveolens cultivar Ventura unplaced genomic scaffold, ASM990537v1 ctg5594, whole genome shotgun sequence:
AATGACAGTGACTTCCTTTCCAACCAAGTCTTTAAGTACCTGAGGAAGGACTTCTTCAGGAGCCTGATACAATGTAATAATTGTTAAACACTTTAATTAATAATTTAGAACATTTCATTGGATCTGCTTCATTGTAATGAATTTATACCTTCTCGAAATCATTATACGCTTTTGCTGCACTTGTGCCAACAATCCTTCTAGCAGCTCGGTCCATGAGCATAATATTACATGAAAATGTATCATCTTCGGCAAGGACCATGATACGAAACCTGAATTTATAAGGAATTTTGTGATAACTATTGAAAGTTGACTTTAATATAGACtaaaacttaataaatttttaatataactCTAATTTGATATACCTTTTAGGGGCAACCGGAATTATACGAAGACAATTATTACATCGAAATCTCCTGTCAAGCCGCTCAACCTCTTGTTGACATTTGTTACAACTGTAAAACCACCATGCTACATCCTCATCCACCTTAACAACTGAGAACATGGTGTATATCCTCTTCTGTTTGAAGTGAAAAAGGTtcagatttaaaaataaatcatattCAATATGGTTGTGTCGTGCAAATTTTGTAAAGGTTATAAAACCTTCAAGTCATTATATGTAAGATTTTCATTGAGATCCTTTAATGTCATTCGTTCCATAAAGGGTTGAACAAATTCAGATTTTGCCGCCTTAAGATATTTTTCTCTCTTTGACAAATATCCCTCCTCCTTCAACCTACAAAGGTAAACATTGATGTTTATTAACTCAGCCTCCTATCAACTGTTATTAAATATGCAAACGTGCTGTAATTATGTAATTAATATATTTCTTAATCGTACTACCTCATCCTCATATCAGTCACGGATTCATCATCTAGGTTGAGGTACAATTTTGAAGATGGCAAAGTACCAATCTGCACAGTATCTAAATCAAAGCAATATAGTTCAGTAATTTGTTGTATAATGTCAAGGTCATTTATACTAAGTAGTTAAAGAGAACTTACTCATGAAAGTTGTAACTTTTGTGCTCGTTATTATTGCAATTACTGGAGACTGGAATTCCTTAGTATAAATGTTATTGGCAAACACAGCAAGATCTCCCCAAACACTTACTTATGCTGATTACTATATTGaaaaaataacatatatttcAGGATATACAACTTCCACATTAGAGACGGACttagaaaataattataattacaGTATAAATATTAATACATTCGACAAACCTGGAATCACAAATCCTGAATTTGACAATGTCTCGCATGCCAAATTTTGTGTCAAGTTTCGTTAGAGGTTCAAAATCCTCAATAACTCCAATTACATCTAAATTAAACAGAGCAATATATTTGATTTGGTCAAAGATAAAATGCAGTGAAATATTAAGGAACGCATTTAAAAAAACTAATAATTTAAACCAAAAGAGTATTATATTAAGGTCACCTATAGCAAATTTAGGCTGTTGTTGTGGCTGATATTTGCTGGCCTCAGCAAAAAGATCACCTAAATCCAGAAATTCGAATTTGTAGGCAGGAATCATGCCATCGTCTTCAGCAGCAGTGACCGTAGTATATTATGAAAATCTGATACAGATATCAGTTTGTACAGGCTTCAGATTACCGACAGCAGCTTTCACAGAAAATTGGTCAAAAACATAAACGCCTCCTTCAATCACAGGAGTTTTGAATCCATTCCAAATATTGGGATAAGCAAATGCATGGACGTGATTATTCTAAAACAAAAGAGGATGTTACATTTGGTATACAAAAGAATGTAGGATTTTATGTAATACCATTAAAATTTTTTACAACATAAGACTTACATCATCATCAAGCAGAATGACATTATATCCTTTGACTGATCCATTCTCAGAGCTAACGCTGGTCCACATCCTAGTTACTCTAGCCTTAATCTTCCAATTGGTAGTCGATTGATCAAGGTCTTCAATAAGATTGAATACTACAGACTCCAT
This genomic window contains:
- the LOC141702729 gene encoding replication protein A 70 kDa DNA-binding subunit D-like; protein product: MESVVFNLIEDLDQSTTNWKIKARVTRMWTSVSSENGSVKGYNVILLDDDNNHVHAFAYPNIWNGFKTPVIEGGVYVFDQFSVKAAVGNLKPVQTDICDLFAEASKYQPQQQPKFAIDVIGVIEDFEPLTKLDTKFGMRDIVKFRICDSSINDLDIIQQITELYCFDLDTVQIGTLPSSKLYLNLDDESVTDMRMRLKEEGYLSKREKYLKAAKSEFVQPFMERMTLKDLNENLTYNDLKKRIYTMFSVVKVDEDVAWWFYSCNKCQQEVERLDRRFRCNNCLRIIPVAPKRFRIMVLAEDDTFSCNIMLMDRAARRIVGTSAAKAYNDFEKAPEEVLPQVLKDLVGKEVTVIIQLNKANVTEDITIFDANDIFDTTTQSPSPSESAHISESSSINFSINSVDLDAIDHTSGSAKSVTKKIKKEK